One Prevotella intermedia ATCC 25611 = DSM 20706 DNA window includes the following coding sequences:
- a CDS encoding DUF2335 domain-containing protein → MSKHSISTRETHVGVGDAIGKQVEQTVSVDDLSLPTAQELKAYQEINPNIVTFLLETSKKEQEHRHKTENKKIDIIRYSEHKNGRMNWWGMFFAFLSLVALVGLSALALYLDHEWFAGIFGFSAVVSIITVFVNAGKDNELKK, encoded by the coding sequence ATGTCTAAACATTCAATTAGTACACGAGAAACACATGTAGGTGTAGGCGATGCCATAGGAAAGCAGGTAGAACAGACGGTTTCAGTAGATGATCTTTCGCTGCCTACGGCACAGGAGTTGAAAGCCTATCAGGAAATCAATCCAAATATTGTAACGTTTCTTCTTGAAACTTCTAAAAAAGAGCAGGAGCATCGTCACAAGACGGAAAATAAGAAAATAGATATTATCCGTTATTCTGAGCATAAGAATGGCAGAATGAATTGGTGGGGTATGTTTTTTGCCTTCCTTTCACTTGTAGCCTTGGTAGGTCTTTCTGCCTTAGCTTTATATCTTGACCATGAATGGTTTGCTGGTATTTTTGGTTTTAGCGCAGTTGTTAGCATTATTACTGTCTTCGTGAATGCAGGAAAAGATAATGAGTTAAAGAAATAA
- the rsfS gene encoding ribosome silencing factor: MNAEKKLVETIVEGIQEKKGHGIVIADLSKIDGTICKYFVICHGNSPQQVEAIAGSVSDYVRECHGEKPINCVGLGTNQWVAIDYADVLVHVFIPETREYYDLEHLWEDAALTQIADLD; encoded by the coding sequence ATGAACGCAGAAAAGAAATTAGTAGAAACAATTGTAGAAGGAATACAAGAGAAGAAAGGACATGGCATAGTTATTGCAGATTTATCAAAGATTGATGGTACTATCTGTAAATATTTCGTGATATGCCATGGCAATTCTCCGCAACAAGTGGAAGCCATTGCAGGGTCGGTAAGCGACTATGTTCGCGAATGTCACGGAGAAAAACCTATCAACTGTGTCGGACTCGGCACCAATCAATGGGTGGCAATAGACTACGCCGATGTGCTTGTGCACGTCTTTATTCCGGAAACAAGAGAGTATTACGACCTCGAACATCTGTGGGAAGATGCTGCATTAACGCAAATCGCTGACTTAGACTAA